CGTTTTGAGCTATATAACAGTTTGTTTCAAACGCTGCCTTTTTACCAGGTAAAGGATACCGGCATATTATTGCCTTTTTTTAGTTCGCACTGCGATAAAGGGGCTGTAAAAAACGAATCGCCTACAAAAATACTCGAGTCGTTCTTTAAAAAGTACGTACCCGATATAGATCACCGCGAACAAATAAACCGCTTGTTCCGCTTTATTCAGTATATAGAAAGGCAGGTGGTGTTGTTTGATGCTATTGAAGACTCGTCATTTAATAAAGTAGGTAAGGTTGATGATACAGGTACCCTGCAAAGCATGGTTCAGCAAGCATCAATAAGCGAGCAGGCCCGCGCCAATATAAGCAAACAGTTAAAAGATTTTTCGTTACGGTTGGTGCTTACCGCTCACCCCACCCAATTTTACCCGGGTACGGTGTTAGGTATCATGACGGATATGATTGAGGCGCTTAAAACTAACGATATTACCACCATTGATAGTTTATTGCAACAGTTAGGCAAAACACCATTCTTTAATAAAACCTCGCCAACGCCTGTTGATGAGGCAATAAGCTTAGTTTGGTTTTTAGAGAATATATTTTACCATGCCTTATCGGGCATACAATCAAAACTGGAAGAGGAGTTTGATATGGCCGGAAACGACCAGGCTTTAGAGCTTGGCTTTTGGCCGGGTGGCGACCGCGACGGTAACCCCAATGTAACTACCGAAACTACGCGTGCGGTATCATCATTATTGCGCCAGTATATCTTTCGTTGCTATTACCGCGATTTCAGGAACCTTAAACGCCGTATCACCTTTAGGGGTTTTGCCGATAGCATAGCAACATTAGAGAAACTGCTGTACGAAAATGCCTTTAATAAACCCGAGAACCCAAAAGACCTGCAACCGGAACTATTAGCCGTGCTGCGCGAAATGCGCGAAACACTGGTTACCAGCCACGATAGCCTATTTGTGAATATAGTAGACGACCTGATACAAAAGGTACAACTGTTTGGGTCGTATTTCGCTACGCTTGATATAAGGCAAGATAGCCGCGTGTTGCGCAGCGTATTTACATATTGCACCGAAAAAGTATACACAGGCGTACCTAAAAACTACCAGGACCTGGAAGAGGACGGCAAGCTAAAGAGTCTTCCGTTTAACCAGGCCGATTTTAAATGCCCAGAAAATGCAGATGCCTTAACCCGTGATACGCTGGATACCATTAGGCTGATGAAACAAATTCAGCATAGTAATGGGGTAAAGGGATGCCAGCGTTTTATCATCAGTAATTGCCAGCAGGCATCAGATATATTACAACTGATAGCCCTGTTTTTATGGAGCGGTTGGGAAAAAGATAAGCTGAGTGTTGATTTTATGCCGCTGTTTGAAACCGTTAACGATTTAAAGCATGCCAGCGATGTGATGGAGAAGTTATACACCCATCCATTTTACAAAGCGCACCTTAAAAAGCGCGGCAACAAACAAACCATTATGCTTGGCTTTAGCGATAGTACCAAAGATGGCGGCTATTTAATGGCCAATTGGTCTATATACAATGCTAAGGTTGAATTAACCGCTATGGCCCGTAAATATGGCATAACACTTGCCTTTTTTGATGGCCGGGGCGGCCCGCCGGCACGTGGTGGTGGTAAAACACATCGTTTTTACGCATCAATGGGTAACGAGATAGCCAACGAGCATATACAGTTAACCATACAGGGGCAAACCGTAAGCTCGCAATATGGCTCGGTTGAAACCGCGAGGTTTAATACCGAACAATTGATTAACGCCGGTATCATATCTGCATTGCACCCTAACCATAACGATCTGCTGGATAGTAGGCACAAAGCCCTGATAGCCGAAATGGCCGAAGAAA
This portion of the Inquilinus sp. KBS0705 genome encodes:
- a CDS encoding phosphoenolpyruvate carboxylase, with the protein product MPSTQRLSQRESTFNHEVVKRFELYNSLFQTLPFYQVKDTGILLPFFSSHCDKGAVKNESPTKILESFFKKYVPDIDHREQINRLFRFIQYIERQVVLFDAIEDSSFNKVGKVDDTGTLQSMVQQASISEQARANISKQLKDFSLRLVLTAHPTQFYPGTVLGIMTDMIEALKTNDITTIDSLLQQLGKTPFFNKTSPTPVDEAISLVWFLENIFYHALSGIQSKLEEEFDMAGNDQALELGFWPGGDRDGNPNVTTETTRAVSSLLRQYIFRCYYRDFRNLKRRITFRGFADSIATLEKLLYENAFNKPENPKDLQPELLAVLREMRETLVTSHDSLFVNIVDDLIQKVQLFGSYFATLDIRQDSRVLRSVFTYCTEKVYTGVPKNYQDLEEDGKLKSLPFNQADFKCPENADALTRDTLDTIRLMKQIQHSNGVKGCQRFIISNCQQASDILQLIALFLWSGWEKDKLSVDFMPLFETVNDLKHASDVMEKLYTHPFYKAHLKKRGNKQTIMLGFSDSTKDGGYLMANWSIYNAKVELTAMARKYGITLAFFDGRGGPPARGGGKTHRFYASMGNEIANEHIQLTIQGQTVSSQYGSVETARFNTEQLINAGIISALHPNHNDLLDSRHKALIAEMAEESHKLFLALREHPLFVDYLETYSPLKLLSQINISSRPTKRNASAKLKLEDLRAISFVTSWSQLKQSIPGFYGVGTALKKMKDNGSWQEVKELYQNSGFFKTMLDNCMMSMSKSDFRVTAYLEKDEKFGKFWQGLKNEFDLTKDLLLELTGTEVLMEEYPVERRSIAIREKIVLPLVIIQHYALQCLNHTNDEELIGIYNKLVIRTVYGIVNAGRNLA